The Rhodoferax sediminis genome has a segment encoding these proteins:
- a CDS encoding citrate synthase — protein sequence MKLADNKATLSFSSGSPSVELPVYHGSTGSDVIDIRKLYAQTGMFTYDPGFLSTAACQSSITYIDGDKGELLYRGYPIEQVATQCDFLETCYLILNGELPNEQQKEDFVSLVTNHTMVNEQMQFFLRGFRRDAHPMAVMTGLVGALSAFYHDSIDINNARHREISAIRLIAKMPTLVAMAYKYSIGQLYMYPKNSLSYTGNFMHMMFATPCEEYVPNDVLVRAMDRIFILHADHEQNASTSTVRLCGSSGTNPFAAIAAGVACLWGPAHGGANEACLNMLEEIQAMGGVAKIGEFVTKVKDKNSGVKLMGFGHRVYKNYDPRATLMQETCREVLGYLGVKNDPLLELAMALEKVALEDEYFVSRKLYPNVDFYSGIVQRAIGIPVSLFTAIFALARTVGWIAQLNEMIADPEYKIGRPRQLFTGAIRREVKPMAMR from the coding sequence ATGAAGCTCGCCGACAACAAAGCCACTCTGTCCTTCAGCAGCGGCAGCCCCAGCGTCGAGCTGCCGGTCTACCACGGCAGCACCGGGTCGGACGTCATCGATATCCGCAAGCTCTATGCGCAGACCGGCATGTTCACCTACGACCCGGGCTTCCTCTCCACCGCGGCCTGCCAGTCCTCCATCACCTACATCGACGGCGACAAGGGCGAGTTGCTGTACCGGGGCTACCCGATCGAGCAGGTGGCGACGCAATGCGACTTCCTGGAGACCTGTTACCTGATCCTGAACGGCGAACTGCCGAATGAGCAGCAGAAGGAGGATTTCGTCAGCCTCGTCACCAACCACACCATGGTGAACGAGCAGATGCAGTTCTTCCTGCGCGGATTCCGCCGCGACGCCCACCCGATGGCCGTGATGACCGGCCTGGTCGGGGCGTTATCGGCCTTCTACCATGACAGCATCGACATCAACAACGCGCGGCACCGGGAGATCTCCGCGATCCGGCTGATCGCCAAGATGCCGACGCTGGTGGCGATGGCGTACAAGTACTCCATCGGCCAGCTCTACATGTACCCGAAGAATTCGCTGTCGTACACGGGGAACTTTATGCACATGATGTTTGCCACGCCGTGCGAGGAATACGTGCCGAACGACGTGCTGGTGCGAGCGATGGACCGCATCTTCATCCTGCATGCCGATCACGAGCAGAACGCCTCCACCTCCACGGTGCGCCTGTGCGGCTCCTCCGGCACCAACCCATTCGCGGCCATCGCGGCCGGCGTCGCCTGCTTGTGGGGGCCGGCCCACGGCGGCGCCAACGAGGCCTGCCTGAACATGCTGGAGGAGATCCAGGCCATGGGCGGCGTGGCCAAGATCGGCGAATTCGTCACCAAGGTGAAGGACAAGAACTCCGGCGTGAAGCTAATGGGCTTCGGCCACCGCGTGTACAAAAACTACGACCCGCGCGCCACGCTGATGCAGGAGACCTGCCGTGAGGTGCTCGGTTACCTCGGCGTCAAGAACGATCCGTTGCTGGAGCTGGCCATGGCGCTGGAGAAGGTGGCGCTGGAAGACGAATACTTCGTCTCGCGCAAGCTCTACCCGAACGTGGACTTCTACTCCGGCATCGTGCAGCGCGCCATCGGCATCCCGGTGTCGCTCTTCACTGCGATCTTCGCGCTCGCCCGCACCGTGGGCTGGATCGCGCAATTGAACGAGATGATCGCCGACCCCGAATACAAGATCGGGCGCCCGCGCCAACTGTTCACAGGCGCCATCCGGCGCGAGGTGAAGCCGATGGCGATGCGCTGA
- a CDS encoding Bug family tripartite tricarboxylate transporter substrate binding protein, with protein sequence MKKVVAALLVAVACTAPAAEVFPARPVRIVVAASPGGLVDISTRLVAQKMAEKLGQPVIVENRAGADTLLGIRYVKGAPADGYTVLATSNSIASQPAVKLDPGYDLAKDFLGIGLVVRSPWVMVVGPSQLDRSVADFIARANAKPAEMSFASGGVGTTPYMAAAMFLQRAGVKLLHVPYKGNGAAIPDVISGRVTMIFEGLGSGAGKIRGGQLRALGVSSLQRLPAFPEIPTIAEQGLPNFSSYVDIGLLVPSGTPKDAVDKLSAALQAAITSKEVRERFEGAGAEMVPIKPQEYTEALKRETVQMGKLAAELGLQKQ encoded by the coding sequence ATGAAGAAGGTAGTTGCCGCCCTGCTGGTGGCCGTGGCGTGCACGGCCCCCGCTGCGGAGGTGTTCCCCGCGCGGCCGGTGCGCATCGTCGTGGCCGCCTCGCCCGGTGGGCTCGTGGACATCTCCACGCGGCTCGTGGCCCAGAAGATGGCGGAGAAGCTGGGGCAGCCGGTGATCGTGGAGAACCGCGCGGGCGCCGACACGCTGCTCGGCATCCGCTATGTGAAGGGCGCCCCGGCCGATGGCTACACCGTGTTGGCCACTTCCAACAGCATCGCCAGCCAGCCCGCCGTGAAGCTGGATCCGGGCTACGACCTCGCCAAGGACTTCCTGGGCATCGGGCTGGTGGTGCGCTCGCCCTGGGTGATGGTGGTGGGCCCGAGCCAGCTGGACCGCAGCGTCGCCGACTTCATAGCGCGCGCCAACGCGAAGCCCGCGGAGATGTCCTTCGCCTCGGGCGGCGTGGGCACGACACCCTACATGGCCGCCGCCATGTTCCTGCAGCGCGCGGGAGTGAAGCTGCTGCACGTGCCTTACAAGGGCAACGGCGCCGCCATCCCTGACGTAATCAGCGGCCGCGTGACCATGATTTTCGAGGGCCTGGGCAGCGGCGCCGGCAAGATCCGCGGAGGCCAGTTGCGCGCGCTGGGCGTCAGCTCGCTGCAGCGCCTGCCGGCCTTTCCGGAGATCCCGACGATCGCGGAACAGGGGCTGCCCAATTTCAGCTCCTATGTGGACATCGGCCTGCTGGTGCCGAGCGGCACGCCCAAGGACGCCGTCGACAAGCTGTCTGCCGCGCTGCAGGCCGCGATCACGAGCAAGGAAGTGCGCGAGCGCTTCGAAGGCGCCGGCGCGGAGATGGTCCCCATCAAGCCCCAGGAGTACACGGAAGCGCTCAAGCGTGAGACGGTGCAGATGGGCAAGCTGGCCGCGGAACTGGGATTGCAGAAGCAGTAA
- a CDS encoding carboxylesterase/lipase family protein, which yields MKLAACALVGARHAAEPVTVTTTHGRLRGVRGDTAISFKGIPYAADTGGDGRFQAPRPVAGWSGVRDAFTLGDQSPQSTERMPVTPVFSWEGGDPSPFSENCCVLNVYTPGLDTGARRPVMVYMHGGGYISGSGGESILDGSHLARFGDVVVVTVNHRLNAFGYTHLGAFDPAFADAGNAGQLDLVAALRWVKDNIAEFGGDSGNVTLFGQSGGGGKVMALMGMPAASGLFHRAINMSGPWSHVTAASTERYTEEILKTFGLARGDARKLQHVAADALLRARAKAVAAARFEAARPVIDGHHLPAAIMSSQGLALHADVPLLMGSVDTEATFYFRRDRRNFEVSANQMRARIRAQYGLDDTGVQGIVDAYLHDEPRATPPQILAAFASDVRFRTPMISAVEPKADAGRALVYVYNFAWKAPVDGGIWGSPHTVDIPFAFANVDKTADLTGGSPEALEVSRSLASAFVAFARSGDPNNPRMPQWKAYDSASRTSMVVDADCRAASDYHGAARVASAQLPTLDGPTLNRGPLYNYME from the coding sequence GTGAAGCTCGCTGCCTGCGCCCTGGTTGGCGCGCGCCACGCTGCCGAGCCGGTGACCGTCACCACCACGCACGGCCGCCTGCGCGGCGTGCGCGGTGACACCGCCATCAGCTTCAAGGGCATTCCCTATGCGGCGGACACCGGCGGCGACGGGCGCTTCCAGGCACCGCGCCCGGTTGCCGGCTGGAGCGGCGTGCGCGACGCCTTCACCCTGGGCGACCAGAGTCCGCAGTCCACCGAGCGCATGCCGGTGACGCCCGTGTTCTCCTGGGAGGGCGGTGATCCCTCGCCTTTCAGCGAGAACTGCTGCGTACTCAACGTGTACACGCCCGGCCTCGACACCGGCGCGCGCCGGCCAGTGATGGTCTACATGCACGGCGGCGGCTACATCAGCGGCAGCGGCGGCGAAAGCATCCTGGACGGCAGCCATCTTGCCCGCTTTGGCGATGTGGTGGTGGTCACGGTGAACCACCGCCTCAACGCCTTCGGGTACACGCACCTCGGCGCTTTCGATCCGGCTTTCGCCGACGCCGGCAATGCCGGCCAGCTGGACCTGGTGGCGGCGCTGCGCTGGGTGAAGGACAACATCGCTGAATTTGGTGGCGATTCCGGCAATGTCACTCTCTTCGGCCAGTCCGGCGGTGGCGGAAAGGTGATGGCCCTCATGGGCATGCCGGCGGCCAGCGGCCTGTTCCACCGGGCGATCAACATGAGCGGGCCGTGGAGCCACGTGACGGCGGCTAGCACCGAGCGCTACACCGAGGAGATCCTGAAGACGTTCGGCCTTGCCCGCGGCGATGCCCGCAAGCTGCAGCATGTGGCCGCCGACGCCTTGCTGCGCGCGCGGGCCAAAGCAGTGGCGGCCGCGCGCTTCGAAGCCGCACGCCCGGTGATCGATGGTCACCACCTGCCCGCAGCCATCATGTCGTCGCAGGGCCTGGCCCTGCACGCCGACGTGCCACTGCTGATGGGCAGCGTGGACACCGAGGCGACCTTTTACTTCCGGCGCGACAGGCGCAATTTCGAGGTGAGCGCAAACCAGATGCGTGCGCGCATCCGCGCCCAGTATGGCCTCGACGACACGGGCGTACAGGGCATCGTCGATGCCTATCTGCACGACGAGCCGCGCGCGACGCCGCCGCAGATCCTGGCCGCGTTCGCGAGCGACGTGCGTTTTCGCACGCCCATGATTAGCGCCGTGGAGCCCAAGGCGGACGCAGGCCGCGCGCTGGTCTATGTCTACAACTTCGCGTGGAAGGCGCCGGTGGATGGTGGCATCTGGGGCTCGCCCCACACGGTGGACATTCCTTTCGCCTTCGCCAACGTGGACAAGACCGCGGACCTCACCGGTGGCAGCCCCGAGGCGCTGGAGGTCTCGCGCAGCCTGGCTTCGGCCTTCGTCGCCTTCGCCCGCAGCGGCGACCCGAACAACCCGCGCATGCCGCAATGGAAAGCGTACGACTCCGCCAGCCGCACTTCGATGGTGGTGGATGCGGACTGCCGCGCAGCCAGCGACTACCACGGCGCGGCGCGGGTGGCGAGCGCGCAATTGCCAACCCTGGACGGCCCGACGCTGAACCGCGGCCCCCTCTACAACTACATGGAGTGA
- a CDS encoding carboxylesterase/lipase family protein — protein sequence MTGLSECAGTGAAARRPVVETVSGRVRGTSAAGIHIFKGIPYGADTGGIHRFQPPRPRSWAGVRDALDCGPRAPQEARDEERLNITWLRDARPMSEDCLALNVFTPSLDGGAKLPVMVYIHGGGFKVGSAGGPGVDGGNLARRGAVVVSMNHRLNVFGHLYLGDADGGRYADAGNAGMLDLVAALEWVRDNVARFGGDPGNVTIFGQSGGGSKAAVLMAMPRARGLFHKAIIQSASSLLRLATEEEAERNTEQFLAQLGLNRNRLRALHELPAETLVKAMLAAVKATHRDDYRPVVDGRTLPWQPFSAEAVQLSAAVPLMTGWCENEQRLTFAATPAVYRQSAQQALASTARALGVPAADAERLLETYRSGRPGDAPGDLYAQVYGDHRYRRSVTRAAELQTEQGGAPVYAYLLRWKTPVLDGMLRTPHTLCIAFAFGNVDVPGGIVGAGADRDPLQEEMSGAWLAFARSGNPNHAGLVSWRPYALAERATMVFDRHSRLQADPLREERIAFEPFPRYVPAIGEA from the coding sequence ATGACCGGTCTGTCCGAATGTGCCGGCACTGGCGCCGCGGCCAGGCGGCCCGTGGTGGAAACAGTCTCCGGCAGGGTGCGCGGCACCTCGGCGGCCGGCATCCACATTTTCAAGGGCATCCCGTATGGCGCGGATACCGGCGGCATCCATCGCTTCCAGCCGCCGCGGCCCCGCTCCTGGGCTGGCGTGCGCGACGCGCTCGACTGCGGGCCACGCGCCCCCCAAGAGGCTCGGGACGAGGAACGGCTGAACATCACGTGGCTGCGCGACGCGCGGCCGATGTCCGAGGACTGCCTGGCGCTGAACGTGTTCACGCCCAGCCTGGATGGCGGCGCGAAGCTCCCGGTGATGGTCTACATCCATGGTGGCGGGTTCAAGGTCGGTTCGGCAGGCGGCCCCGGCGTGGATGGTGGCAACCTCGCCAGGCGGGGCGCGGTGGTGGTCTCCATGAACCACCGGCTCAATGTGTTCGGCCATCTGTACCTCGGCGATGCCGATGGGGGGCGCTATGCGGACGCCGGCAACGCCGGCATGCTGGACCTGGTGGCCGCGCTCGAATGGGTGCGCGACAACGTTGCGCGCTTCGGCGGCGACCCGGGCAACGTCACGATCTTCGGGCAGTCCGGTGGCGGCTCCAAGGCGGCGGTGCTGATGGCCATGCCACGCGCGCGAGGCCTGTTCCATAAGGCCATCATCCAGAGCGCCTCGTCGCTGCTGCGGCTCGCAACCGAGGAGGAGGCCGAGCGCAACACGGAGCAGTTCCTGGCCCAGCTGGGCCTGAACCGCAACCGGCTGCGTGCCTTGCACGAGCTGCCGGCCGAGACCCTGGTCAAGGCCATGCTCGCCGCGGTGAAAGCCACCCATCGCGACGATTACCGTCCCGTGGTCGATGGCCGCACGTTGCCGTGGCAGCCCTTCAGCGCCGAGGCGGTGCAGCTCTCGGCCGCCGTGCCGCTCATGACCGGCTGGTGCGAAAACGAGCAGCGCCTCACCTTCGCCGCCACGCCGGCCGTGTACCGGCAGAGCGCGCAACAGGCGCTGGCGAGCACCGCGCGCGCGCTCGGCGTGCCTGCCGCCGATGCCGAACGCCTGCTGGAGACCTATCGCAGCGGCCGCCCCGGCGACGCCCCGGGCGACCTCTACGCGCAGGTCTATGGCGACCACCGTTACCGCCGCAGCGTCACGCGTGCGGCCGAGCTGCAGACGGAGCAGGGCGGCGCCCCGGTCTACGCTTACCTGCTGCGCTGGAAGACGCCGGTGCTGGACGGCATGCTGCGAACGCCGCATACGCTGTGCATCGCCTTCGCATTCGGCAACGTGGATGTGCCCGGTGGCATCGTGGGCGCGGGCGCAGATCGTGACCCGCTGCAGGAGGAGATGTCCGGCGCGTGGCTCGCCTTCGCACGCAGTGGCAACCCCAACCACGCAGGCCTCGTTTCGTGGCGTCCCTATGCGCTGGCCGAACGCGCCACCATGGTGTTCGACCGGCACTCGCGCCTGCAGGCGGACCCGTTGCGCGAGGAGCGCATTGCCTTCGAACCCTTTCCCCGTTACGTCCCCGCCATCGGGGAAGCCTGA
- a CDS encoding CaiB/BaiF CoA transferase family protein: protein MELDAGARCRENSAHANRTGTPMTDMSGAARAAGARRDNDQGSLPLAGLKVIDLTLARAGPTAVRHLADWGADVIRIDPPLAPAGTPAHEDVVGKERGSDYQNLHRNKRSLRLNLKDPAGRAVLLDLVREADVVIENMRPAVKHRLGIAWEDLSAVNPRLVYGSISGFGQDGPYRERPGLDQIAQGMTGLMSVTGLPDGQPLRTGIAVGDLTAGNMLALAVMMALFERQRTGRGRWVHTSLMESLLFMMDFQATRWLVDKEVPKRVGNEHPTAIPTDVFPTQDGHVTICAASSRLWPRLCAALGHPEWAEQPGWTSRDGRRKHKVAIHAGIAEVTRTRGTLHWIEKLNGAGVTCGPIYSMDQVFEDAQVRHLGMALPMEHPKLGTLHVLASPMNFDGATRRVRRPTPDGGADSEAILGELGYSAQRIDELRSAGVL from the coding sequence TTGGAATTGGACGCCGGTGCGCGCTGCCGTGAGAATTCGGCCCATGCGAATCGAACAGGAACTCCGATGACCGACATGAGCGGAGCAGCGCGCGCCGCCGGCGCCAGGCGGGATAACGACCAAGGGTCGCTGCCTTTGGCCGGGCTGAAGGTGATCGACCTCACCCTGGCGCGTGCCGGCCCCACCGCGGTGCGGCACCTCGCCGACTGGGGGGCGGACGTGATCCGCATCGACCCGCCGCTGGCACCGGCCGGCACGCCGGCCCACGAGGACGTGGTGGGCAAGGAGCGCGGCTCCGACTACCAGAACCTGCACCGCAACAAGCGCTCGCTGCGCCTGAACCTGAAGGATCCGGCCGGCCGCGCCGTGCTGCTGGACCTGGTGCGCGAGGCGGACGTGGTGATCGAGAACATGCGGCCGGCCGTGAAGCACCGGCTGGGCATCGCCTGGGAGGACCTGAGCGCGGTGAACCCGCGCCTCGTCTACGGCAGCATCAGCGGCTTCGGCCAGGACGGGCCCTACCGCGAGCGCCCCGGCCTTGACCAGATCGCTCAGGGCATGACGGGCCTGATGTCGGTGACGGGTCTGCCCGATGGGCAACCGCTGCGCACCGGCATCGCGGTGGGCGACCTCACCGCCGGCAACATGCTGGCTCTGGCCGTGATGATGGCGCTCTTCGAGCGGCAGCGCACCGGCCGCGGCCGCTGGGTGCACACCAGTCTGATGGAGAGCCTGCTGTTCATGATGGACTTCCAGGCGACCCGCTGGCTCGTGGACAAGGAGGTGCCGAAGCGGGTGGGCAACGAGCATCCCACCGCGATCCCGACCGACGTGTTCCCGACGCAGGACGGCCACGTCACGATCTGCGCAGCGAGCTCGCGCCTGTGGCCGCGTCTGTGCGCGGCGTTGGGGCACCCCGAGTGGGCAGAGCAGCCGGGCTGGACCTCGCGCGACGGCCGCCGCAAGCACAAGGTGGCGATCCACGCGGGCATCGCCGAAGTCACCCGCACCCGCGGCACGCTGCACTGGATCGAGAAGCTCAATGGCGCCGGCGTCACCTGTGGCCCGATCTACAGCATGGACCAGGTCTTCGAGGATGCCCAGGTGCGGCACCTCGGCATGGCTCTGCCGATGGAGCACCCGAAGCTGGGCACCCTGCACGTGCTGGCTTCGCCCATGAACTTCGACGGCGCGACGCGCCGCGTCCGCCGCCCCACGCCCGACGGCGGGGCCGATTCGGAAGCGATTCTGGGCGAGCTTGGCTACAGCGCGCAGCGGATCGACGAATTGCGGTCCGCGGGCGTGCTGTGA
- a CDS encoding enoyl-CoA hydratase, giving the protein MEIGKTLEDTMCVVDRHADGKLLAGRIDRIGVVLFNQPEKRNALNLAMWNGVCDVLDAFAADGEVRAVVYAGAGGEAFASGADISEFASKRNSADANLEYTRITGRGRDKMRDFPKPTLACVQGYCLGGGLNVALQADLRVASRDSVFGIPAARMGIAYGIEPMEKLVSLVGPARAHLLLYTARRFTGEEALAMGLVEVLAAEDVVTETLKLAAAIAENAPLSLQASRFAIQQVLKPPAERNHDHMAELTRRCMDSADYREGRAAFAEKRKPRFTGA; this is encoded by the coding sequence ATGGAAATTGGAAAAACTCTCGAGGACACGATGTGCGTGGTGGACCGTCACGCGGACGGCAAGCTGCTCGCGGGCCGCATTGACCGCATCGGCGTGGTGCTGTTCAACCAGCCGGAAAAGCGCAACGCCCTGAACCTGGCCATGTGGAACGGCGTGTGCGACGTCCTGGACGCCTTCGCCGCGGACGGCGAGGTGCGCGCGGTCGTGTACGCTGGCGCCGGCGGCGAGGCCTTCGCCTCGGGCGCTGACATCAGCGAGTTCGCCAGCAAGCGCAACAGCGCGGACGCCAACCTGGAGTACACGCGCATCACAGGGCGGGGCCGCGACAAGATGCGCGACTTCCCCAAGCCGACCCTCGCCTGCGTCCAGGGCTACTGCCTCGGCGGCGGACTCAACGTCGCATTGCAGGCGGACCTGCGGGTGGCGTCGCGCGATTCCGTGTTCGGCATCCCGGCGGCGCGCATGGGCATCGCCTACGGCATCGAGCCCATGGAGAAGCTCGTCTCGCTCGTCGGCCCCGCCCGCGCGCACCTCTTGCTCTACACGGCCCGTCGCTTCACGGGCGAGGAGGCGTTGGCCATGGGCCTCGTCGAAGTGCTCGCCGCCGAAGACGTGGTCACGGAAACACTGAAGCTCGCCGCCGCCATCGCGGAGAACGCACCACTGTCGCTGCAGGCCAGCCGCTTCGCGATCCAACAGGTGCTGAAGCCGCCGGCTGAGCGCAACCATGACCACATGGCGGAGCTTACCCGTCGCTGCATGGACAGCGCCGACTACCGCGAAGGGCGCGCCGCCTTCGCCGAAAAGCGCAAGCCCCGGTTCACCGGCGCCTGA
- a CDS encoding DUF2889 domain-containing protein, whose protein sequence is MPLSAIADREEVHHRVIDMKTYARANGLFDAEAHLVDRKPFEFTRAGATDTVAAGEAFHDLWIRVTVDRDFVVRAIEAASDVTPWAVCKQAGAALQALVGEALVKGWTGKVKEKLRGAASCTHLAEMLIPLATTALQGIYGLRTLAEREAKIGAMVDSCYAFGSSRDVIKRLAPLHYQAAVQAYEPSSNTSCSSRRCSSEGCSSSRKR, encoded by the coding sequence ATGCCACTGTCTGCCATCGCCGACCGCGAGGAAGTCCACCACCGCGTGATTGATATGAAGACCTATGCCCGCGCCAACGGGCTGTTCGACGCCGAAGCGCACCTGGTCGACCGCAAGCCCTTCGAGTTCACCCGCGCCGGCGCGACCGACACCGTCGCGGCCGGGGAAGCCTTCCACGACCTCTGGATCCGCGTGACGGTGGACCGCGACTTCGTCGTGCGCGCCATCGAGGCCGCGTCGGACGTGACGCCCTGGGCCGTGTGCAAGCAGGCCGGCGCCGCCTTGCAAGCGCTGGTGGGGGAGGCGCTGGTGAAGGGCTGGACCGGCAAGGTCAAGGAAAAGCTGCGCGGCGCGGCCAGCTGCACGCACCTGGCCGAAATGCTGATCCCGCTGGCGACCACCGCGCTGCAGGGCATCTACGGGCTGCGCACGCTGGCCGAACGCGAGGCTAAGATCGGCGCGATGGTAGACAGCTGCTATGCCTTCGGCAGCAGCCGGGACGTGATCAAGCGGCTCGCACCCCTGCACTACCAGGCGGCCGTCCAGGCCTATGAACCGTCCTCGAACACCAGCTGCTCCAGCCGCCGCTGCTCCAGCGAGGGATGCAGCTCCTCGAGGAAGCGGTAG
- a CDS encoding LysR substrate-binding domain-containing protein, with translation MKLRQLQCLCAVVDAGFNISRAASVLHATQPAVSKQLRQFEEELGVDLLLRQRGRPVALTEEGQRTLLWARRALQAADNIRGIAREGRGGGEGSIALATSHAHANHLLLPAIVAFSRRFPKVRITVLQGTPGQIAELVRDGKATLGVTHAPEQLPRETVPVPFLTSPRVLVTPPGHPLLKTKALTLEKIAQSALIVQHSARPRGSRIVRKFVEAGLEVNVVVQALDSDVIKTYVGAGLGVGIIPAFTWSASRDRAVRARDVGHLFEPSESVVLLRRQSHLQKYVYRFLEELHPSLEQRRLEQLVFEDGS, from the coding sequence ATGAAGCTGCGGCAGCTGCAGTGCCTGTGCGCGGTGGTCGATGCGGGCTTCAACATCTCGCGCGCCGCCAGCGTCCTGCACGCCACCCAGCCCGCCGTCAGCAAGCAGCTGCGGCAGTTCGAGGAGGAGCTCGGCGTCGATCTGCTGTTGCGCCAGCGCGGCCGCCCCGTCGCGCTGACGGAAGAGGGACAACGCACGCTGCTGTGGGCCCGCCGCGCATTGCAGGCCGCGGACAACATCCGGGGCATTGCCCGCGAGGGGCGCGGCGGGGGCGAAGGAAGCATCGCGCTGGCCACCAGCCACGCCCACGCCAACCATCTGTTGCTGCCCGCGATCGTCGCGTTCAGCCGCCGCTTCCCGAAGGTGCGCATCACGGTGCTGCAGGGCACGCCGGGGCAGATCGCTGAACTCGTGCGCGACGGCAAGGCCACGCTGGGCGTGACACACGCGCCGGAGCAACTGCCGCGCGAGACGGTGCCCGTGCCCTTCCTGACCTCGCCGCGCGTGCTGGTGACGCCGCCCGGCCACCCGCTGCTCAAGACCAAGGCGCTGACACTGGAGAAGATCGCGCAGTCTGCGCTGATCGTGCAGCACTCGGCCCGGCCGCGGGGCTCGCGGATCGTTCGCAAGTTCGTGGAGGCCGGGCTGGAGGTGAACGTCGTCGTGCAGGCGCTCGATTCCGACGTGATCAAGACCTACGTTGGCGCGGGCCTGGGCGTCGGCATCATCCCCGCCTTCACCTGGTCGGCGTCGCGGGATCGCGCGGTGCGGGCTCGCGACGTCGGCCACCTGTTCGAGCCATCGGAATCGGTGGTGCTGCTGCGCCGGCAGAGCCATCTGCAGAAATACGTCTACCGCTTCCTCGAGGAGCTGCATCCCTCGCTGGAGCAGCGGCGGCTGGAGCAGCTGGTGTTCGAGGACGGTTCATAG
- a CDS encoding DUF2889 domain-containing protein, whose amino-acid sequence MPLSPPVARREAHHRVIDMRAYAREDGLYDIEAHLVDTKPFDFERLAQPHPTPAGQPLHDISVRMTVDADYLVRAIEASSDVTPYPLCKGAETTLQVLVGERIARGWSAKVKERLRGAASCTHLMEMLIPLATTAFQGIRGLQPKDERRPVVGGVPSQLDTCYTYGRSREVVQRLWPQHYVPAEKQPS is encoded by the coding sequence ATGCCCCTGTCTCCACCCGTCGCCCGCCGTGAAGCCCACCATCGCGTCATCGACATGCGCGCCTACGCCCGCGAGGACGGCCTCTACGACATCGAGGCGCACCTGGTCGACACGAAACCCTTCGATTTCGAGCGCCTGGCCCAGCCGCATCCGACCCCGGCCGGCCAGCCGCTGCATGATATTTCGGTGCGGATGACGGTGGACGCGGACTACCTCGTGCGGGCGATCGAAGCCTCCTCCGACGTGACGCCTTACCCGCTGTGCAAGGGCGCCGAGACGACGCTTCAGGTCCTCGTAGGCGAACGCATCGCCCGCGGCTGGTCCGCCAAGGTCAAAGAGCGGCTGCGCGGCGCCGCCAGCTGCACCCACCTGATGGAAATGCTGATCCCCCTGGCGACCACGGCCTTCCAGGGGATCCGCGGGCTGCAACCGAAGGACGAGCGCAGGCCTGTCGTCGGCGGCGTGCCGTCCCAGCTCGATACCTGCTACACCTACGGCCGCAGCCGCGAGGTCGTGCAGCGCCTGTGGCCGCAGCACTACGTGCCGGCGGAGAAGCAACCGTCCTGA
- a CDS encoding lactate utilization protein, producing the protein MSAVLTAVDEKNISRPINWVKEQRANTVVAAMKRRHFQAQYVPDREAALAAVMALVPRDVSVFRSDSVTLDQLEVIPALRARAANTIMYPQEKDGPGNNINGDYEKNKDLYFKLQRDVFMADVYLTGANAVTLDGKIVSTDGAGNRVAAMIFGPRKVVIVVGVNKIVKGLDAAFDRIHEFCAPVNVKRHLDMHNRPWYGELPCASTGICTDCDHPRRICNYTGILEGALPRMSDRINVVLVGEELGL; encoded by the coding sequence ATGAGCGCCGTGCTCACCGCCGTCGACGAAAAGAACATCTCCCGCCCCATCAACTGGGTGAAGGAGCAGCGCGCCAACACGGTGGTCGCGGCCATGAAGCGCCGGCACTTCCAGGCGCAGTACGTACCCGACCGGGAGGCCGCGCTCGCGGCCGTCATGGCGCTCGTGCCCCGCGACGTGTCGGTGTTCCGTTCCGACTCCGTCACCCTGGACCAGCTGGAGGTGATCCCGGCGCTGCGCGCGCGCGCCGCCAACACGATCATGTATCCGCAGGAGAAGGACGGCCCGGGCAACAACATCAACGGCGACTACGAGAAGAACAAGGACCTGTATTTCAAGCTGCAGCGTGACGTGTTTATGGCCGACGTCTACCTGACCGGCGCCAACGCCGTCACGCTGGATGGCAAGATCGTCAGCACCGACGGCGCCGGCAACCGCGTGGCTGCCATGATCTTCGGCCCGCGCAAGGTCGTCATCGTGGTCGGCGTCAACAAGATCGTGAAGGGCCTGGACGCGGCCTTCGACCGCATCCACGAGTTCTGCGCGCCGGTGAACGTCAAGCGCCACCTCGACATGCACAACCGGCCCTGGTACGGCGAGCTGCCCTGTGCCTCCACCGGCATCTGCACCGACTGCGACCATCCGCGGCGCATCTGCAACTACACCGGCATCCTCGAGGGCGCGCTGCCGCGCATGAGCGACCGCATCAACGTGGTGCTGGTCGGCGAAGAACTGGGCCTGTAG